TTTTCTGGCACATTTAGGTTATATTATAGTTTTGTATATTGTTGGTGGGGCAATGCGGGCAGAACAAGTTGCAGCAAGCCACTGTTCTGCaactttttctatatatatttcatcCCCAAAATCTTCACTGTCATCACCACAAACGCCATTCATAAATTGACCCGCAACTTCTTCTAAttcttcagtttttttattttccacttCAATGGCTTCCATTCCTCAGTTCTTTACCGACCAATCATTTTACAGCGATTTTTCACAGTTTCCTTACCCGGTTATCGCCGGAGATAGCCAAAACTACGGCGATCATCCATCGGCCTCCAGTGGAACAATTTCCAGTGGTGCCATTTCAGCTTCTAGTGGTGGTGGAGGTGCTATATGGGGTGATGATCAGACTTTTCCCATTTCTTTTGATAATGTTTTGCCGCCGGAATCCGATGTCGTTTCGCCTCCGACGATGACGATGTCGTTCCCTTGTGAACATTTTGGGTTTGTGGACTCTTTGCCTCCTGTGCCCACATTGCCTGACTATAATAGCACCGCCGTGTGCGGCGTTTCTGGGATTCAAAACTTCGGAGCCAGACTGCAACATCCCGATGTGTGTGAGTTTGGAGATGAATGTTGTGGCTACATGCAAGATTTCAAGCCACCGTATCCTGCAGCagccgccgccgccgccgccgcaGAAAACTGGGTACTCATCTCTTTTATGTCATCATTAACAAGCTTTTACAAACAACCTCCATTGAAATTCACACATTTGGattcttgaattattttttccaGGGATTCCAGAGTACCCGAATGCCATTAATGGAGGAAGCCAATGCTAAGATTGGTAGGTATTCtgtagaagaaagaaaagacagAATTCTGCGAtacttgaagaagaaaaatcaaaggaaCTTCAACAAGACCATCAAGGTTGttctttctctctttgtttctttaatCAGTTagtaaattaaatcataattaaaactcaattaattttccttatcttttttcatttttttacagTATGCATGTCGCAAAACCCTTGCAGACAGAAGAGTTCGAGTCCGTGGAAGATTTGCAAGGAACAGTGAATTATGTGAAGAAGAAATTATCAAGaacaatgaaaataattctCATAAAGAGAAAGATTTATTCTGTAATTCTGATGGAATCCATGAGGTAATTTCAAAGACTATATATGACTTTAATAAAACGACGAATTTTCAATCtgcttttaaatttaaaaagtctaTTTACTCACCTGTCATCTTGTTTGGGCTTTTCAGACTAAACAAGATGATGAGTCGTGGCTGCAGGAGGCAATGGCAAGTCTGATGTATTTACCTTACATTGCCGGAAATTAATCagacaataaatttattattgatgaagatgaagagctaGGTCGATTGAAGCAAAGAGAAATAGAGATTCATGCATGCTTTAGTTTTAATTTCTACGTGtagaaatcaataatatttcatgCACTAACATTGAATATAAGTACGACACAAAAATTAGCTATTTGTCATTATCTAATTGAAAAATacatcaatttttgtatttatatttatatttattgttagtaTATGTATTATTCCTGGAGTAAAAATATTCTCTAGCCAAGCTGATAAGTTTAGCCATGTAGGGTCGATTGCTTTCGATGGAGCTGGgcttttgttttccttttcttttaagttGGTAGCTAGaaagttgaaaaagaaagagtttTCCATCTTTGTACACTAATTCCTTCTTTATTCcctttgatataataaaatcttgTACATTTGCAAATTAATGTGTAAAATTGTTGCCACTCACTGcatcaatcaaatatttatttatatgataatttatcttaattatgGTTGTTAATTATCAGATACACTTTGGTAATAAATAATAGGTTATTAATTTACCGAAAAATAACTTGAATAATTTGGATCTCGAATCCAAAaagtatatttaattaataatattattaacagtccaaaaacttgattaaaataaactcgattagagtttgattcaaatttgataaactaaAATTAGGGGTAGTTTAAGttcagataatataaaaaatagtttagttcaatttaactcgattttgtaatttgaatttgtcacttattaacaaaacaatattgttttaccaaataatttataaaatgacattattatgataattgatTGAAATAATCTGAATGAGTCATGAGcaaagttcaaattgaattaaccATCCCTTGATTCATGAGTCAAACTGAGTCGAACTTtctctaactcaagtttaatttaattttaaaaacaattcaaccttctcaatttgaatttaagttaaactagGATAAGTTAACTTTCAAGACTGACCTAATTCGATTCTAGTTCAATCTTATAAATACACACattaatatcttatgatatactCGTACTAAAGAGGAAGGTTTGATAGTGGATTGTTCAACTAATCTTCTTAATATTTATCAACTTGGTGATCAAGCTCTACCTTGAAAGAACAGTCAAGATCCTCCAAATAGGATTTTTCATCACAAAAAATATCTTGAAATTATTGTGTGCTAAGTACCGTTGCTTGTATGATTCCCTTTATTATTGCCATCAAACATTTTTTGCAACTCATAGTTCGTGCATTCCTCaaacaacattaattaattaatatatttccctcctaagttttaaaaactaataacttgacctctgtttaaaattttctaattttgaaaagtcacattcttCTTTCCAAACctagagtttttttttcttcacacTTTTGGCTACTATCTTTGGCATCAACAACCTATCCTCTCCACTCTAAACCGTTGTCGCTCCGTCTCTTCATCTCTTCGATCGGACCCACTCCTCGACGGTGCAAGATTTCGTCAAATCCAGATGAATCGTCATCTAGACAATGATGCATCCAAACGATTCGTTTGGACACATCATCATCCAAATGATTGTCTGGACTAGTCAACAACACCTGATGATTCGTCTGGAGCCATTGATGCAtccaaatttgacaaaatctaACGTCGTTGGTAGGTCTAAATTTGACGAAATCTGGTGTCATCGACACATTCAAATTTGACGAAATTTGGTGCCATCGACAAGTGGATTTAACTAGAGAGATGAAGAGACAGAGTTAGCAACAGTTTAAAGTGGAGAGGGGAGGTTGTCAGAGCCGGAGATGGTGGTTGGAATAGTGAAGAATAAAACCATaggtttagggggaaaatgtgatttttcaaaattagaaaattttagataggggtaaagttgttagtttttaaaatttagggaaaaaatataatgaattttatatttttttaatattattaataaaataacaattttacccctcctaacagaaaattttaactatagCTAGTCCTTGAATAAgactttaagtttttcaaactccgtGGATGTAACTTTAAGAAcacatcaaaatttgggtgggaaatattcctttggcctataaaataaatacctttttatttatttatttgtatgaaattgCAAAGGCAACAGGatgctttattatttttaagtaaaatataaaatttgaatgcATGATTGATTAAGTTATCAATTGATTTCTTTGAATCTTACTTAATTATTTGGTGCTCAATTAAATTAGCTAACTAATATGGGGAGGATATTGGCTCGAATCATGATTCAAATCGAAAGAAGCTCCAACTCAAGATTGAGTTGCTAGAAAGTCACCGATAGGttcatcatttttaataatttttcatctttttagattttttactttaacaattcttcttttttaagtttttggccgtttttcttcttcttcttcaacaaactCATCATCAATCAAATGAGTagaactcaaattaaactttatttaaacttgattttgcTTGGCTCCATTCAAATACACCAGGAATATATGGTTAATATAGAAGTCAATATTTGAAGAAGACATACAAGATATGTGTACTAGTATTATTCTGATAAAACATAATTGTACGTGAAGATGCcaaatgtttatataattaattatttttatctactCTGAGACTCCATAAATGAAGTTTCACCTGTTGGCTTCGAGAAGAATACCGTGAAGATTGATGGAAATCGGGAATATTTGACTGGTCTTtcattagggttttatttttccaTCTTTTTGTGCTTGCGGGTCGGTTCATGGAACATTTTTCCAATCGCTTTTTTTATACCTTCAAGCTAAATTTTATCCTTTAGTATAAATCTGTTAATGGCTATGAAATCTTTCGAGCCTCATCTTCCTGCATTATATAACTGGTTCTCATGAGTTTCTCCATATCCTTTGAGCCGCAATGTGTCTCTTCATTTGTCTAATAAGCATTTTGTGTTTGTCATTATACATAACACGGGGATAAAttttgatgtgttatcatattggatattattttactctaatttaaaataattcaattatataataatacgtcAGTATTCACACTTATATTTGTACCTACTTctattagggtttctttttactttttaaatctaaatatgTTAAAGAATTTAACCTTTGAATAGAAAAATGATAACTAATCATTTACTTACAAGTAGTATtactttgattaaataatactatatatattcaattttaagtatctaatcgaatatctaaataatatattacatttaatttaaagtcactcaattaatacttaaaattgaatacacgcaattttgttatatttttattatataaagttAGTTTGAAACCCTTTTTCTTTACATGAAAACAAACTAAGTATACAAAGTTAGTCTAAAAATCCCTCCAAATTATAATAGTTAGTCGTTTGTAAAATAAACCATATTTACAAACAAAGGTAACTAACGGATACAAATAAATTggtgtatcatcatataatttgataatttcaaattatgaataaagtaaacaattaaatcattCATTCACATTATGACACATCAATTTGTATGTATTCATTAgcattatacataatatatatatatatatatatatatatatatatatatatatatatatatatatatatatatatatatatatattcctcgCTAGAAAAATCTTCTATCATTCTCATTCCCTTTCCCTTAACTGTGAAGCTTTTCAAGATGCTGCTGCAGGCTCTCTTTGTGGCTTAATAATTTGTTAAGTTGCGATTAATTAACTAGGAGTTGAGTAGGGTTAAAGATGAGTGGAAGAAAAAGAGTTCTTTTTGGTCTTAAAATATTTGGAATGTGATGCCCTTTGTCAGGGAAGGGCTAGGCTAACCTTAATTTTTGTAAGGCATCTTGTAttgaataaagtttttttttcctgttagCTTACAGCCTTTCGTATCGATCAGAAAGTGTGGAATAGCTAGCTGTACTATTTTGGTTcataaattgtttcttttttttttctatgttgtTAAATGttattagggttggattcaatcttaaaattactgtagttttgaaagttaatttggtttaaattcgtgcaaattgaactcaaattgagctCAAGTTAGAAGGATTCGCTTATTTATGAAATTGAGTCAGACTCGAGTTATAAGGAATTCGAATTGGTCAAACTCTCATGGCTCGTTCGGTTTAAGTTTGACTAGCAACTCAATTCGAATAAcgttaaataattatcaaaataacgtcgttttattcattaattgataaaaaCACTTGTTTTGTTGATAagtcataaattaaatatataaatttgaatcatgaaCTAGAGTTCGACTTCGAACTTTAAAGTTAGGGATCAAGATGAACTCAAGTCACCTTTCACTTTGGCTCAATGAActctaattgtttcattttttattcaagctaAACTTGAGTCAGGGAATATTTATGCTTAGTTTGGTTTGTTACgataataatatgtaattagtTGATTAATTGTGCGAGTTGATGGAAGTTCGAAGGTAGTGAATAGTGAGAAAGCTAGCTGGTAAATTGCATCAGGAGTTGTGATTTGGTTTGGGGTGTAAAGGGAAAAGTAGTGAAGAACCttagaagttttgtaaattaaaagattgaaagCCCAGATGGGTTATTTAATCATGGCTATCtttacatcatctatatatctttTACACGAATCTCTTTCAAATAGGGGTGGATTCTAACCAAACAAAGGCTAGCTTGCGCTCAATTCAAATTCGTAGTcgctggaaaaaaaaaagggaaaattgttggaaaagaaggagaaaaagagTTGTTGGACAAAAGAACAAGAATCATTAGATAagaaagaacaatattatgtatacccattttgaatcacaaataagtatatacttatgtatgttatcatgtaattagatgttaatttatccttaatttaaaattatttaatcacattataacacaTATCAAGTGTATACTAATTTGTGtactaaaatagatatacatagttttttttttggaaaaaaacaaagttttcggagaaaaaggaaaagaattgtgagagaaagagaagaaaaattggcaaagaaaaagaaaatcactagaaaagaaaaaattgttgaatcCAATGTAGTGACATCAGTTAGAAACTTcagtttaagttcaatttgTTCGAGTTAAACATCGATTTAACATCAAGTCCAAAggtcaatttaagtttgaactcaacttaaataaaaaattacagctCAAACTTGTTTAAATTGACAATAAACTTATCAAAGAAACTACAAGAAAGtgttaaaaaagaagaaaaataattgctagagataaacaaagaaaatcatCGAAGTAAAAAGAAAGTTTGTCAAATAGATAAAATGTTGTCAAAAAGGTTAATATGTTAAAAACTTTTCAATGCCTCTTCAATTTAAGCCAGCTTTACTCAAAACTTGAATTAAGGTTACCCCACctcaagtttgacttgtttaAGTAAAGACCAAACCAATTCGGCTCAAATCAAACTCTACTTAGTTAGTTAGTAGCAAGCTATTTGATAGAAGTATCCTAAAGTCAAAACAGAAAACTAGAGATATAATGAAGCAACAAGAGAAGTGATAATTATTGTTAGCTAAAACGAGAAAAATTTAGGTGGCTTTACACTGACAAGTCAAGTAGGTCAACATGAACATATCAAAGCAATGGGAAAAACAGTGAGCtttctttcacatttttatcCTAATAAAAGGAGACTTGTGACTTTGTGAGATAAGAAGAGAAAGCAAAGGAGATATAATGGAGGCCACAAGCAACCATTCTTACTATCGTCAGAAACCACTATCTTAAATTGACTTGAAGCCACCGCTGTCTCATCAGTACGGGGTCCCTCTGCATGCACACACAGCTCTGATAGATaacagaagaaaagaaacataaCCCTTTTCCATTTCAGTGGGAAATTTGTTAATAGTATCAGAAAAGAAGCTCCCAAAGCTGAGTCTTTATCACCACCATGTAGGGTTGACTCATTATCAATGACAAAGTTGTAGGTTTCAGTTAGTTCAGTTTGAAGCTAATGAAGATGCGATCTCTCTAGTTCGTTTGTATAGAGTTCAAATGCAACAAGTTGTATATTGATCAGCTCAGCTCAAATAAGTTGAATTCAAGTTAGAGTTTGAGATTAACTTTGTTTActcttttgatgatattattcacCCTGCTAAATATGCACTAAGTGGAACAAGCTCAAGTTAGACTTGGACATTATGGTTTATATCTAAACTTGAGTTAGTCCCAGACTCTACTTAGATCGGATCAAATCCATTGCTAATGAGTTATACATGTTGTAAAGCGGGATgtgtttcaatttctttttctatttgttACTATTTGAATCTTTTTGGAGATGACAATAAGGCAAGGAAATGTTAAAAACCATAATCCTCGTCCCCGTGTTTGATACAGGGATAACAAGGCTTCTTTGTCCCTTTTTGATGGGAAAATTTTCTCCCCTTTCCCTCCCCCTCTCTATTCTTGCTAGAAAAAATTTCTTCCCCATTCTCTCTTTATCCCtacagaaaaataataaaatatttattaagcatcaaaacatatttataataattttaaacttttaaagatgacttaatatttaagtatttaGGGGATGGGGTGGCCAAGGATATATCTATTTTCGTTTCTACCTTGTTATAGACTATAAAAATTGTAGACGTACCTATCcttatcttcatttttattgAGGAATCTTCTCTTGTTTAGAGAGGGGCAAGCTGGGGTCACAATATGGAGACCAAGTTGCCATCTCCCAAATCTTCTCCATAGTGAAGTCCCTTTCAAAGCAAATGAAAAATGATCATAAACATTACCATAAGGAGGAATTTTTATGTATGACAATATGTTAAGCTAACTGTGTCCTTTCAAGTGGAGGGCGGGCTAAGAATTAAGAAGTCTTTAGTGGGTTGAGGGCAATGAAATTCAACTGTTTCTCTATGACCTTCCCACATCAACTTCAAATCACAGGATCGCCCAGAAAGATTTGTCGGTTCCAAGGGGCTTATCTTGCCACCTTCTATGTCCCACAGAACTTGGAAGAAGGCTAAATATTGCCACAAATTCTAGCAGATGATACTCTCTGGGTGTTGACTTCAGTTACAAAATCAAAGTTTGAGGACAGTATGAGCTTTCATTTTTGTACCCAATTGCAAAGATAATTTAGAATTAAGTATGAGTTGTCCATAGGGTTCTTGTCCTATCGGTGGGGCTAGGGTTACAATTAAACTGAGTTTTCAAAATCAACTTGATTATATTTAGACAAAAACTCTTAACTCGTTGAGTTAAAAAGTTCTTGTTCATCAGTCATCTccttatattcaaaatcaaagagcatgattttagaaaaattttaaacttaagcCACAAGCTCATGAACTCACAAAACCATATATAACAAGCAGCTTGAATTCAACTCTTGAATTTTACTATCAAGTGTGTGTAGGGTTTTGGTTCTATCAATATGGATA
The genomic region above belongs to Mangifera indica cultivar Alphonso chromosome 15, CATAS_Mindica_2.1, whole genome shotgun sequence and contains:
- the LOC123198420 gene encoding uncharacterized protein LOC123198420, with amino-acid sequence MASIPQFFTDQSFYSDFSQFPYPVIAGDSQNYGDHPSASSGTISSGAISASSGGGGAIWGDDQTFPISFDNVLPPESDVVSPPTMTMSFPCEHFGFVDSLPPVPTLPDYNSTAVCGVSGIQNFGARLQHPDVCEFGDECCGYMQDFKPPYPAAAAAAAAAENWGFQSTRMPLMEEANAKIGRYSVEERKDRILRYLKKKNQRNFNKTIKYACRKTLADRRVRVRGRFARNSELCEEEIIKNNENNSHKEKDLFCNSDGIHETKQDDESWLQEAMASLMYLPYIAGN